A single region of the Branchiostoma lanceolatum isolate klBraLanc5 chromosome 1, klBraLanc5.hap2, whole genome shotgun sequence genome encodes:
- the LOC136425249 gene encoding flagellar attachment zone protein 1-like — MPIIYEESDDEISDWVWDSDDGVEDEKEKEKEENKLEDEATAQVVKEEREKEEDAKEEGKREEDAKEEREKGEDVKEEGKREEDGDQEEGEGGDQEVGERKREEEEKITWTPPPGYPPLWENSSSDDEDDDTDDVKKQMKKQLSSQRAQIEVKELHIVIQSKEIKRLNKLKSDLIDENKELYAENKQLYDENEQHMNEKKQLSDENMYLIRSKSVLSANEKKLGNLTTALKCELQELKAKLKKSTDKNERDLGEMKMAEDEFESTKMFLEAEVQQEQEENAKLKREIEETKKASERFAEVKELFEATVEHEQDENARLTRELEKTKVAAKDFAKVKASLQADVQQEQAEIEKLKKELKETKTASEGFAKIREALQATVQREQQANASLKRKLEEAKKASEGLRKEKESLQAEVELKEDENAKLKRELEKTKRASEESAQALQSTVRHEQESARLAKELKEAKSAAEGFEKLKESLESGIHQEKEENARLRKALEDSKSVREDRITGSKTEIRDMLREELGKLETCRGACSNKIDALRKENAALEHSVSFLSDRNNNLARELEDNKKVALQKETLEITVKRLTLVNKKQAKKIDAAKKAYSKVLVTLEKLREDTDHSSMTDDTEDTSSAGSEELTMDRSTSAKELADLKIAALEKEILETKVQKLTVENKEQAKMLEDKEQLQARLDSSNKAIQHYLRGSEMLMADNDKLISKMEKAQKAQKASSYKIAALKQENEALKGSLSSLTDQNNILNRGIADFRGVVMHMGDDVFRKNKGEATPSRRRIGDRSSRRLLFEDSEEQAV, encoded by the exons ATGCCCATAATCTATGAAGAGTCGGACGACGAGATCAG TGATTGGGTGTGGGACAGTGACGACGGTGTTGAGgatgagaaagagaaagagaaggagGAAAACAAACTGGAAGATGAGGCGACCGCACAGGTGGTGAAAGAGGAGAGGGAGAAAGAAGAGGATGCGAAAGAGGAGGGAAAGAGAGAAGAGGATGCGAAAGAGGAGAGGGAGAAAGGAGAGGATGTAAAAGAGGAGGGAAAGAGAGAAGAGGATGGTGACCAAGAAGAGGGAGAGGGTGGAGACCAAGAGGTAGGGGAGAGAAAAAgggaagaggaagaaaagaTCACCTGGACACCTCCACCTGGATATCCACCTCTGTGGGAAAACAG TTCTTCTGATGATGAAGACGACGACACAGATGACGTGAAGAAGCAGATGAAGAAACAGCTGAGTTCACAAAGGGCTCAAATTGAAGTAAAGGAATT GCACATTGTCATTCAGTCGAAAGAAATCAAACGGCTGAACAAACTGAAGTCTGACCTGATCGATGAAAACAAAGAACTGTACGctgaaaacaaacaactgtACGATGAAAACGAACAAcatatgaatgaaaagaaacaACTGAGCGATGAAAACATGTACCTTATTCG cTCCAAGTCAGTCTTGTCAGCCAATGAGAAGAAGTTGGGAAA CCTGACTACTGCCCTGAAGTGTGAACTCCAAGAGCTCAAGGCGAAACTGAAAAAGTCAACTGACAAGAATGAACG AGATCTGGGAGAGATGAAGATGGCAGAAGATGAGTTCGAGTCAACAAAAATGTTCCTGGAGGCCGAAGTTCAACAAGAACAAGAGGAAAATGCGAAACTGAAAAG GGAGATAGAAGAGACAAAGAAGGCATCGGAAAGATTTGCGGAAGTTAAGGAGTTATTTGAAGCCACGGTCGAACATGAACAAGATGAAAACGCACGACTGACGAG GGAACTGGAAAAGACAAAGGTTGCAGCCAAGGACTTTGCGAAAGTAAAGGCGTCCCTCCAGGCTGATGTACAACAGGAACAAGCTGAAATCGAAAAGCTTAAAAA AGAGCTAAAAGAGACAAAGACAGCTTCAGAAGGATTTGCAAAAATAAGAGAGGCTCTGCAGGCCACAGTTCAACGTGAGCAGCAGGCGAATGCAAGCTTGAAAAG GAAACTGGAGGAGGCAAAGAAGGCATCAGAAGGActgagaaaagaaaaagaatctcTTCAGGCCGAAGTTGAACTTAAAGAGGACGAAAATGCAAAGCTGAAAAG GGAGCTAGAAAAGACAAAGAGGGCATCAGAAGAATCCGCTCAGGCCCTTCAGTCCACAGTTCGCCATGAACAGGAAAGTGCAAGGCTAGCAAA GGAACTAAAAGAGGCAAAGAGTGCGGCAGAAGGTTTTGAAAAACTAAAGGAGTCTCTTGAGTCTGGAATTCAtcaggaaaaagaagaaaatgcaaGGCTTAGAAA AGCACTCGAGGACTCAAAGTCGGTCAGGGAAGATCGTATAACAGGGAGCAAGACGGAGATACGGGACATGTTGAGAGAAGAGCTAGG GAAACTGGAAACGTGTCGAGGTGCATGCAGCAACAAAATTGATGCTTTGAGAAAGGAAAATGCGGCGCTGGAGCATTCAGTTAGCTTTCTCTCCGACAGGAACAACAACCTCGCCAG GGAGCTGGAAGACAACAAGAAGGTTGCCCTACAAAAGGAGACCCTGGAGATAACTGTGAAGAGACTTACCTTGGTCAACAAGAAACAAGCaaa GAAAATTGATGCCGCAAAAAAAGCTTACAGCAAGGTTCTGGTGACTCTAGAGAAGTTGCGAGAAGACACGGACCATAGCAGCATGACAGATGACACCGAAGACACATCTTCAGCTGGGTCTGAGGAACTGACAATGGACAGAAGCACATCAGCTAA GGAGCTTGCAGACCTCAAGATAGCAGCACTGGAGAAAGAGATCCTAGAGACAAAGGTTCAGAAGCTAACTGTGGAAAACAAGGAACAGGCAAA AATGTTAGAGGATAAAGAGCAATTGCAAGCTCGTCTGGACTCCAGCAATAAGGCAATCCAGCACTACCTTCGCGGGAGCGAAATGTTAAtggctgataatgacaagctaATCAG TAAAATGGAGAAGGCCCAGAAGGCCCAGAAGGCATCAAGCTACAAGATTGCTGCGTTGAAACAGGAAAATGAGGCCTTGAAGGGCTCGCTGAGCTCTCTGACTGACCAGAATAACATTCTCAACAG AGGAATAGCAGACTTCAGGGGTGTGGTGATGCACATGGGCGATGATGTGTTCAGGAAG AATAAAGGCGAGGCCACCCCGTCCAGACGCCGGATAGGGGATCGGAGCTCGAGAAGACTTTTGTTCGAAGATAGTGAGGAACAGGCAGTTTGA